From a region of the Bacillus thermozeamaize genome:
- a CDS encoding phosphoglycerate mutase (2,3-diphosphoglycerate-independent): MKRPKPVALIILDGFGWRQQVEGNAVAQARKPNFDRYWQEYPHAILQASGEAVGLPDGQMGNSEVGHLNIGAGRIVYQDLTRVNKSIREGSFFTNEVFLRAIEHVRREDAALHLFGLLSDGGVHSHIEHLFALLELARRSQLSRVYVHAFLDGRDVAPDSARRYIEQTLAKMKELGVGRFATIQGRYYAMDRDRRWERTEKAYRALVYGEGRKVRDPIQALEASYEEGIYDEFVLPSVLVDEQGKPVGLVRSRDAVIFYNFRPDRAIQISQAFTNDDFRGFDRGPGRPRDLHFVCLTHFSETVNGYVAYRPTNLDNTFGEVVSQHGLRQLRIAETEKYPHVTFFFSGGRENAFPGEKRVLIDSPKVATYDLKPEMSAYEVTDALLQELERGEQDVIILNFANPDMVGHSGKMEPTIRAVEAVDECLGKVVDAVLSQGGVAVIIADHGNADTMIDDNGNPVTSHSTAPVPMIVTKKGIRLREEGILADVAPTLLHLLGIEQPPQMTGRSMIAGEE; encoded by the coding sequence ATGAAGCGGCCCAAACCTGTGGCACTGATCATTCTGGACGGATTCGGATGGCGCCAGCAGGTGGAAGGAAATGCCGTCGCGCAAGCCCGCAAACCCAATTTTGATCGGTATTGGCAGGAGTATCCTCATGCCATTTTGCAGGCAAGCGGAGAAGCGGTGGGCTTGCCGGACGGCCAGATGGGGAACTCGGAAGTGGGCCACCTGAACATTGGCGCCGGGCGGATCGTGTATCAGGATCTGACACGTGTCAACAAGTCGATCCGGGAAGGCAGCTTTTTCACAAACGAGGTGTTTTTGCGGGCGATCGAACACGTGAGGCGGGAAGATGCCGCGTTGCACCTGTTTGGGTTGCTTTCGGACGGCGGTGTACATAGTCATATCGAGCATCTGTTCGCGCTGTTGGAGCTGGCCAGGCGCAGTCAGCTATCCCGTGTGTACGTGCACGCCTTTCTGGACGGACGGGATGTGGCGCCCGACAGTGCGCGGCGTTACATTGAACAGACCCTTGCGAAGATGAAGGAGCTGGGCGTCGGCCGGTTTGCCACGATCCAGGGCCGCTACTACGCGATGGACCGGGATCGGCGCTGGGAGCGGACCGAGAAGGCGTACCGGGCGCTTGTCTATGGAGAGGGGAGAAAGGTGCGGGATCCGATCCAGGCCCTGGAGGCATCTTACGAAGAGGGCATTTATGACGAGTTTGTGCTTCCCTCTGTCCTCGTGGATGAGCAAGGGAAGCCGGTCGGGCTTGTCCGTTCCAGGGATGCCGTGATTTTTTACAACTTCCGCCCCGATCGGGCGATCCAGATTTCCCAAGCGTTTACGAATGACGATTTTCGCGGCTTTGACCGGGGACCCGGGCGGCCGCGGGATCTCCACTTTGTCTGCCTGACCCATTTCAGCGAGACGGTCAACGGGTATGTGGCCTACAGACCCACCAATCTGGACAACACTTTTGGGGAAGTGGTTTCCCAGCATGGGTTGCGGCAGCTGAGAATCGCCGAGACGGAAAAATATCCTCACGTCACCTTCTTTTTCAGCGGGGGCCGGGAAAACGCCTTTCCGGGCGAAAAGCGGGTTCTCATTGACTCTCCGAAAGTGGCCACGTACGATCTCAAGCCGGAGATGAGCGCTTACGAGGTAACCGATGCGTTGCTGCAAGAGCTGGAGCGAGGAGAGCAGGATGTGATCATCCTCAACTTTGCCAATCCGGACATGGTGGGTCATTCCGGGAAGATGGAGCCTACGATCCGGGCTGTGGAGGCGGTGGACGAGTGCCTCGGCAAAGTGGTGGATGCGGTGCTGTCCCAGGGCGGGGTGGCCGTGATCATCGCCGATCACGGAAATGCCGATACGATGATCGATGACAACGGCAATCCCGTCACCTCGCACAGCACGGCGCCCGTGCCGATGATCGTGACAAAGAAGGGCATCCGGCTGCGGGAGGAGGGCATTCTGGCCGACGTGGCACCCACCTTGTTGCATTTGCTGGGGATAGAGCAGCCTCCGCAAATGACCGGCCGTTCGATGATTGCCGGCGAGGAGTGA
- a CDS encoding triose-phosphate isomerase: MTRPILVAGNWKMNHSPQETRAFLQRFLTQELPEGIEVVICPPFTSLSVLYEAFQNLPAVRRASLSIGAQNLHWADKGAYTGEVSPLFLKAWGVSYVIVGHSERRTLMGETDQQVARKVAAAFAHGMVPILCVGEDREERDRGQTEEKVLRQVQAGLEPLRPEQAGQMVVAYEPIWAIGSGRTPTPGEISQVLGSIRRHVASRFGREVSERLRLLYGGSVDPENISSLIGEQEVDGVLVGGASLDPERFLQIIQRSKSSEKRRGNQ, from the coding sequence ATGACGCGGCCCATCCTTGTCGCAGGGAATTGGAAGATGAATCATTCCCCTCAGGAGACCCGCGCCTTTCTGCAGCGCTTTTTGACCCAGGAGTTGCCCGAGGGGATTGAAGTCGTGATCTGCCCGCCTTTTACCTCTCTTTCCGTGTTGTATGAAGCGTTTCAGAATCTGCCTGCCGTACGCAGGGCCAGCCTCTCGATCGGGGCGCAGAACCTCCATTGGGCGGACAAGGGGGCCTATACGGGTGAGGTCAGTCCGCTCTTTTTAAAGGCCTGGGGAGTGAGCTACGTCATCGTGGGTCACTCTGAACGGCGGACGCTGATGGGCGAGACGGATCAGCAAGTGGCCCGCAAGGTGGCTGCCGCCTTTGCGCACGGGATGGTGCCCATCCTGTGCGTTGGCGAGGACAGGGAGGAGCGGGACCGTGGCCAGACGGAGGAGAAAGTGCTGCGCCAGGTGCAGGCCGGATTGGAGCCGTTGCGGCCGGAGCAGGCGGGCCAAATGGTGGTGGCGTATGAACCCATTTGGGCCATTGGCTCAGGGAGAACGCCGACCCCGGGTGAAATCAGCCAGGTCCTGGGCAGCATCCGGCGGCATGTAGCCAGCCGGTTTGGCCGGGAGGTTTCCGAACGGTTGCGGCTGCTTTATGGCGGCAGCGTCGATCCGGAGAATATCTCCTCCCTGATTGGCGAACAAGAGGTGGACGGGGTCCTGGTTGGCGGGGCCAGCCTGGATCCGGAGCGGTTCTTGCAGATTATCCAGCGTTCCAAATCGAGCGAAAAAAGAAGGGGTAACCAGTGA
- a CDS encoding deoxyribose-phosphate aldolase produces the protein MAEEGVVVRHIHRVIDHTLLHPAATEEAIRDLCQEARDYLFCAVCVHPHYVSLAVRELAGADVKVCTVIGFPLGLHSCGVKLLEAEEAVARGACELDFVTNLAHVKNGDWPKVEEEMTAFRRLKERADGHLVLKAILETCYLTDEELIRLCQMAVACGLDFVKTSTGFGPKGATAAQVALMRRAVGQQIGVKASGGIRTYADAVRMIQAGASRIGTSSGVQIVQQAARANCSASRTH, from the coding sequence ATGGCGGAAGAGGGAGTTGTTGTCAGGCACATTCACCGGGTGATTGACCATACACTATTACATCCGGCCGCCACCGAGGAAGCGATTCGGGACTTGTGTCAGGAGGCCAGGGACTATCTGTTTTGCGCGGTGTGTGTCCATCCTCACTATGTCTCCCTGGCCGTCAGGGAATTGGCCGGTGCGGATGTCAAGGTATGTACGGTGATCGGGTTCCCGTTGGGCCTTCATTCCTGCGGCGTGAAGCTGCTGGAGGCTGAGGAGGCGGTGGCGCGGGGGGCTTGCGAGCTGGACTTTGTGACCAATTTGGCCCATGTGAAAAACGGCGATTGGCCAAAGGTGGAGGAAGAAATGACGGCGTTTCGCCGGTTGAAGGAACGAGCCGATGGGCATCTCGTGCTCAAGGCCATCCTGGAGACCTGCTATTTGACGGATGAGGAACTGATCCGCCTCTGTCAGATGGCCGTCGCTTGCGGCCTCGATTTTGTCAAGACGTCGACCGGCTTCGGCCCCAAGGGAGCCACGGCCGCTCAGGTGGCGCTGATGAGACGTGCCGTAGGGCAGCAGATCGGCGTAAAGGCGTCGGGTGGCATTCGCACCTATGCGGATGCGGTGCGGATGATCCAGGCGGGTGCCAGCCGCATCGGAACCAGTTCCGGCGTGCAAATTGTCCAGCAGGCAGCGCGTGCAAATTGTTCGGCAAGCAGGACACACTAA
- a CDS encoding DNA-binding protein WhiA, producing MSFAAETKKELTQIESKPCCQRAELSALVRMNGSMRFAGSRQTMDIQTENAAIARRIYTLVKRAYRIQAEVLIRKKAQLKKNNVYIVRIPISRGKEAAGSSSDQRDILLDLGLVRDSNNRLIIVSGIDPKIIRKNCCKRAFLRGAFLAGGSVNNPERNSYHLEISCFSESLCQQLSELANQFDVNAKCIERKNSYVLYMKEGEKITAFLNVIGAHQALLHFEDVRIVKDMRNSVNRLVNCETANLNKTIQASMKQVANIRLIEKVWGLENLPPKLREVAEARLAHPDLSLSELGQQLPGGAMSKSGVNHRLRKLDEIAARIRQKCPQDML from the coding sequence ATGTCATTCGCAGCAGAAACCAAAAAAGAATTGACCCAGATCGAGAGCAAACCCTGTTGCCAGCGTGCAGAATTGAGCGCCCTGGTAAGGATGAACGGCAGCATGCGATTCGCGGGAAGCCGCCAGACCATGGACATTCAGACGGAAAACGCGGCCATTGCCCGGCGCATCTACACCCTTGTCAAACGTGCCTACCGCATTCAAGCGGAAGTGTTGATCCGGAAAAAGGCCCAGTTGAAAAAAAACAACGTCTACATTGTTCGGATTCCCATTTCCCGGGGAAAGGAAGCCGCCGGTTCATCCAGTGATCAGCGGGATATCCTGCTGGATCTGGGCCTGGTTCGCGATAGCAACAACCGGCTGATCATCGTCAGCGGCATCGACCCGAAGATCATCCGGAAAAACTGTTGCAAACGGGCCTTTCTGCGAGGGGCTTTTCTGGCAGGCGGTTCGGTCAACAACCCTGAACGCAATTCATACCACCTGGAAATCAGTTGTTTTTCAGAAAGCCTGTGCCAGCAACTGAGTGAACTGGCCAACCAATTTGATGTGAACGCCAAATGCATCGAACGGAAAAACAGTTACGTCCTGTACATGAAAGAAGGGGAGAAGATCACCGCCTTCCTGAATGTCATCGGCGCGCATCAGGCGCTGTTGCATTTTGAAGATGTGCGGATTGTCAAAGATATGCGCAATTCGGTGAATCGGCTGGTCAACTGTGAGACGGCCAACCTGAACAAGACCATTCAGGCTTCTATGAAGCAGGTAGCCAACATCCGGCTGATTGAGAAGGTATGGGGCCTGGAAAACCTTCCCCCAAAATTGCGCGAAGTGGCCGAGGCGCGATTGGCCCATCCCGATCTCAGTCTCAGCGAATTGGGACAGCAGTTGCCTGGGGGGGCGATGAGCAAGTCAGGGGTAAACCATCGATTGCGAAAATTGGATGAAATCGCGGCGCGAATCCGCCAAAAATGTCCTCAAGATATGTTATAA
- the pgk gene encoding phosphoglycerate kinase (Converts 3-phospho-D-glycerate to 3-phospho-D-glyceroyl phosphate during the glycolysis pathway), which produces MKKKTIADVELAGKRVLCRVDFNVPMENGKITDDTRIRASLPTIQYLLQQGARLILVSHLGRPKGKVDDSLRLAPVAERLAELLGKPVRALPESVGESVEMACRSLAPGDVVLLENIRFYPGEEANDPAFAKQLASLAELYVNDAFGTAHRAHASTAGVADYLPAVAGFLMQKELEILGNALQSPQRPFTAIIGGAKVKDKIGVIENLLQKVDRLLLGGGLANTFLKAKGFDIGASLYEEDKVEVAKRLLALAEERGIQLEIPRDVVAADRLSSNAETRAVAADAIPQGWMALDIGPETASRYREMIQSSALVIWNGPMGVFEMKPFASGTFAVARAMAETQATTIIGGGDSAAAVEKAGVADAITHISTGGGASLEFMEGKILPGVAVLEDQA; this is translated from the coding sequence ATGAAGAAAAAAACCATAGCAGATGTGGAATTGGCTGGCAAGCGCGTTCTCTGCCGGGTGGATTTCAACGTGCCGATGGAGAACGGGAAAATCACCGATGACACCCGGATCAGGGCCAGCCTTCCCACGATTCAATACCTGCTTCAACAGGGAGCGAGGCTCATTCTCGTCAGTCACCTGGGAAGACCGAAAGGGAAGGTGGATGACTCACTGCGGCTGGCCCCTGTGGCTGAGCGTCTTGCGGAGCTGCTGGGGAAACCGGTGCGTGCCCTGCCGGAGTCGGTCGGTGAGTCGGTGGAGATGGCCTGCCGGTCCCTTGCGCCCGGGGATGTGGTGCTGCTGGAAAATATCCGCTTCTATCCGGGCGAGGAGGCCAACGATCCCGCTTTTGCAAAGCAGCTGGCCAGTCTTGCTGAACTGTACGTCAACGATGCGTTTGGCACGGCACACCGTGCCCATGCTTCGACGGCAGGTGTGGCGGATTACCTTCCGGCTGTCGCCGGGTTTTTGATGCAGAAGGAACTGGAAATTCTTGGAAACGCACTGCAATCACCGCAGCGGCCCTTTACCGCCATCATCGGGGGAGCCAAGGTCAAGGATAAAATCGGCGTCATCGAAAACCTGCTGCAAAAGGTGGACCGCCTCTTGCTCGGCGGCGGCCTGGCCAATACCTTTCTGAAGGCAAAAGGATTTGACATCGGCGCCTCCTTGTACGAAGAGGACAAGGTGGAGGTGGCCAAGCGCCTGCTCGCGCTTGCCGAGGAGAGAGGAATCCAGCTGGAGATTCCGCGTGATGTGGTGGCGGCGGATCGCCTTTCATCCAACGCGGAGACCCGGGCGGTGGCGGCGGATGCGATTCCCCAAGGCTGGATGGCCTTGGATATCGGCCCGGAAACGGCAAGCCGCTATCGGGAGATGATTCAGTCCTCTGCGTTAGTCATCTGGAACGGACCAATGGGCGTTTTTGAGATGAAGCCGTTTGCTTCCGGAACCTTTGCGGTCGCCAGGGCGATGGCGGAGACGCAGGCCACCACCATCATCGGCGGGGGAGATTCGGCGGCCGCTGTCGAAAAGGCGGGCGTGGCAGATGCCATCACACATATCTCAACCGGCGGCGGCGCCTCCCTGGAATTCATGGAAGGCAAGATCCTGCCGGGCGTAGCCGTGCTGGAGGATCAGGCGTAA
- a CDS encoding ATP-dependent Clp endopeptidase, proteolytic subunit ClpP, translating into MHLIPTVIEQTNRGERAYDIYSRLLKDRIIFLGTPIDDLVANSVVAQLLFLQAEDPDKDIYLYINSPGGVITAGMAIYDTMQYIKPDVSTICIGMAASMGAFLLAAGAKGKRFALPNSEVMIHQPLGGARGQATDIEIHARHILKMRDRLNRILSENTGQPLEVIERDTDRDFFMSAEEAKKYGLIDEIITSAPRSE; encoded by the coding sequence ATGCATCTCATTCCCACCGTCATCGAACAGACCAATCGCGGCGAGAGAGCTTACGACATCTACTCGCGATTGCTGAAAGATCGGATTATCTTTCTCGGAACGCCGATTGACGATTTGGTAGCCAACAGCGTCGTGGCCCAGCTGCTGTTTCTGCAGGCTGAAGATCCAGACAAGGACATCTACCTTTACATCAACAGTCCTGGAGGAGTCATTACTGCGGGGATGGCCATTTACGACACCATGCAGTACATCAAGCCGGATGTCTCCACCATTTGCATCGGCATGGCCGCCTCGATGGGCGCTTTCCTCCTGGCCGCCGGGGCCAAGGGAAAACGGTTCGCCCTGCCCAACAGCGAAGTGATGATCCACCAGCCGCTGGGAGGCGCGCGCGGCCAGGCGACAGACATTGAGATTCACGCCAGGCACATTTTGAAGATGCGGGATCGCCTCAATCGGATTCTCTCGGAAAACACAGGCCAGCCGTTGGAAGTCATCGAACGGGATACCGACCGGGATTTCTTCATGTCCGCGGAAGAAGCCAAAAAGTATGGTCTGATCGATGAGATCATCACCTCGGCACCCCGTTCCGAGTAA
- a CDS encoding RNA polymerase sigma-54 factor has translation MELSFNLKQEQTLKLTLTPQLRQAIEILQFSSLELLEYLHEQQMENPLIELEGLYQYIHDVPVESSRTQTEERNWFNQVLSAEATLQERLEAQLLEFPLSDEIQQIGRFLIGNVDERGYLDISVTEAAACAGVPEAKIEEAIACLQQMDPPGVCARDLKECLLLQLRRLAPDDWLAMRLVEESLEELAQGKIQQLAQWYGVSPGAIQRAYDRIQSLNPHPGLAYSAEAPRYLIPDVQIEKVNGEYVVILLDHWLPHFRINPAYHQMIQHADEQVASYLREKLNAALWIAKSIEQRRLTLYRVVECLVEEQRDFLEKGKAYLRPLTLRQVADKLGMHESTVSRATSGKYAQTPRGLIELKAFFSHGIGTEDEISPERVKLRIKELIDGEDKRKPLSDQKLAELLSAEGICLSRRTVAKYREEMRIPSSAKRRRYV, from the coding sequence ATGGAATTGAGTTTTAACCTCAAACAGGAACAAACGCTGAAATTGACCCTCACTCCCCAGCTGCGGCAAGCGATTGAAATCCTCCAGTTCTCATCCCTTGAACTATTAGAATATTTACACGAGCAACAGATGGAAAATCCGCTGATCGAACTGGAGGGGCTGTACCAGTACATTCACGATGTTCCGGTTGAATCATCGAGAACGCAGACAGAAGAACGGAACTGGTTCAATCAGGTGTTGTCCGCGGAAGCCACGCTGCAAGAGCGGCTCGAGGCCCAGCTATTGGAGTTCCCGCTGTCTGACGAGATACAACAGATCGGCAGATTTCTGATCGGCAATGTGGATGAACGAGGATACCTGGATATCTCGGTCACAGAAGCGGCAGCCTGTGCGGGAGTGCCGGAAGCGAAGATTGAGGAAGCCATCGCCTGTTTGCAGCAGATGGATCCCCCTGGGGTGTGCGCCAGGGATCTCAAGGAATGCCTCCTCCTTCAATTGCGTCGCCTGGCTCCCGATGATTGGCTGGCCATGCGCTTGGTGGAAGAATCCCTGGAGGAGCTGGCGCAGGGAAAAATTCAGCAGCTTGCCCAGTGGTATGGTGTGTCACCGGGAGCGATTCAGCGAGCCTATGACCGGATCCAGTCTTTAAACCCGCATCCCGGGCTGGCGTATAGCGCGGAAGCCCCGCGGTACTTGATTCCGGATGTGCAGATTGAAAAGGTGAACGGAGAATATGTGGTCATCCTCCTGGATCATTGGTTGCCTCACTTTCGGATCAACCCGGCCTACCATCAGATGATCCAACATGCCGATGAGCAGGTTGCCAGCTACCTGCGGGAAAAGCTGAATGCGGCACTCTGGATCGCCAAGAGCATCGAGCAGCGGCGGCTGACCCTTTACCGCGTCGTGGAGTGCCTCGTTGAGGAGCAGCGGGACTTTCTTGAAAAAGGCAAGGCCTATTTGCGTCCGTTGACCCTAAGGCAAGTGGCTGACAAGCTGGGCATGCACGAGTCGACCGTCAGCCGGGCAACCAGCGGCAAGTACGCACAGACGCCACGCGGTCTGATTGAGCTCAAGGCCTTTTTTTCACACGGCATCGGCACGGAGGATGAGATCTCGCCTGAGCGGGTGAAATTGCGGATCAAAGAACTGATCGACGGCGAAGACAAGCGCAAGCCGCTGTCGGATCAGAAATTGGCGGAATTGCTGTCGGCAGAGGGGATTTGCCTCTCTCGCCGGACCGTGGCAAAATATCGGGAGGAAATGCGAATTCCCTCTTCTGCCAAACGCCGGAGATATGTGTGA
- a CDS encoding preprotein translocase subunit SecG has product MIPLLITLLVISCLGVIATVLLQEGKSAGLSGAIAGGAEQLLGKQKARGIDALLHRLTIVFGVAFFILTVLLGYFL; this is encoded by the coding sequence ATGATCCCATTGCTCATCACCTTGCTGGTCATCTCATGCTTGGGAGTCATTGCTACGGTGCTTCTGCAGGAAGGAAAGAGCGCCGGCTTGTCGGGCGCGATCGCCGGTGGCGCGGAACAGCTGTTGGGCAAGCAGAAAGCGCGGGGTATCGATGCGCTGTTGCACCGTCTGACGATCGTATTTGGGGTGGCCTTTTTCATTCTGACGGTACTGCTAGGGTATTTCCTGTGA
- a CDS encoding type I glyceraldehyde-3-phosphate dehydrogenase — protein MMMRVGINGFGRIGRNVFRAALKRGMNLEIVAVNDLTDAETLAHLLKYDSVHGRLEADVEASDGALRVNGRTVQVLAERDPAALPWGDLGVDLVIESTGRFTKRVDAERHLQAGAKKVIITAPAKEEDLTVVMGVNHHLYDGSRHHIISNASCTTNCLAPVAKVLLEHFGIRRGLMTTIHSYTNDQQILDLPHKDLRRARAAAESIIPTTTGAARAVSLVLPELEGKLNGMAIRVPTPNVSVVDLVVELERSASREEINAALKAASEGELKGILAYSEEPLVSRDYNGDPHSSTVDALSTMVIDKQMAKVLAWYDNEWGYSNRVVDLALYISGRS, from the coding sequence ATGATGATGCGTGTAGGGATCAACGGCTTTGGAAGGATCGGGAGAAATGTGTTTCGGGCGGCGTTGAAGCGGGGGATGAATCTGGAGATTGTGGCCGTCAACGATCTGACCGATGCCGAGACGCTGGCCCATTTGTTGAAGTACGATTCCGTCCATGGCCGGTTGGAGGCGGATGTGGAGGCAAGTGACGGCGCGCTCAGGGTGAATGGGCGGACGGTGCAAGTGCTGGCGGAACGGGATCCGGCCGCCCTGCCCTGGGGAGATCTGGGTGTCGATCTGGTGATCGAGTCGACAGGACGTTTTACCAAACGGGTCGATGCGGAAAGACACTTGCAGGCAGGCGCGAAAAAGGTGATCATCACCGCGCCGGCAAAAGAAGAGGATCTGACGGTTGTCATGGGCGTCAATCATCATCTTTATGACGGTTCCAGGCACCACATCATATCCAATGCCTCCTGCACGACCAACTGCCTGGCACCCGTGGCCAAGGTGCTGCTGGAGCACTTCGGCATCCGCCGCGGATTGATGACGACGATTCATTCCTATACCAACGATCAGCAAATATTGGATCTGCCTCATAAGGATTTGCGGCGGGCCAGGGCGGCAGCAGAGTCGATCATTCCGACCACGACAGGAGCGGCGCGTGCGGTTTCTCTCGTTTTGCCGGAACTGGAAGGAAAGCTCAACGGGATGGCGATCCGGGTTCCCACTCCCAACGTCTCCGTGGTGGATCTGGTAGTGGAGCTTGAACGGTCGGCCAGCAGGGAGGAAATCAATGCGGCCCTGAAGGCGGCTTCCGAGGGCGAGTTGAAGGGCATTCTCGCTTATTCCGAGGAGCCCTTGGTCTCCCGCGACTACAACGGGGATCCGCACTCATCCACGGTGGATGCGTTGTCGACGATGGTCATCGACAAACAGATGGCCAAAGTGCTGGCCTGGTACGATAACGAATGGGGCTATTCCAACCGGGTGGTCGATCTGGCCCTGTACATCTCAGGCCGATCATAG
- a CDS encoding RNase adaptor protein RapZ, with protein sequence MQTVELVIVTGMSGAGKTVAVQSLEDLGFFCVDNLPPVLIPKFAEILQQSGGKIGKAALVIDLRGGEFFSALSEALDVLKQMDYLRLQILFLDADDQTLVRRYKETRRRHPLAAAGSPLEGIQLERKKLQAIKEQAHLIIDTSRLKPRELRDKLASILISREEERLAIHVLSFGFKFGVPMDADLVFDVRFLPNPYYEESLRALSGKDEPVYRFVMESEGVDAYLGRLSDFLLYLLPLYAREGKSQLVIGIGCTGGRHRSVAIAEYIGKLLRERHYDARVEHRDIHKDVLKEG encoded by the coding sequence ATGCAAACGGTGGAGCTGGTGATTGTAACCGGCATGTCAGGCGCCGGGAAAACGGTCGCTGTCCAAAGCCTGGAAGACCTGGGCTTTTTTTGTGTGGATAATTTGCCGCCGGTTCTGATTCCAAAATTTGCCGAAATCCTGCAGCAATCAGGCGGGAAGATTGGCAAGGCGGCGCTGGTGATCGACCTGCGAGGGGGGGAATTTTTTTCTGCCCTTTCTGAGGCATTGGACGTATTGAAACAGATGGACTATCTGCGCCTCCAGATTCTTTTTCTGGACGCTGACGATCAGACGCTGGTTCGTCGCTACAAGGAGACGAGACGGCGCCATCCTTTGGCTGCGGCCGGTTCCCCATTGGAGGGCATCCAGCTTGAGCGGAAAAAACTGCAGGCGATCAAGGAGCAGGCTCACTTGATCATCGACACCAGCCGCTTGAAACCCCGCGAATTAAGGGACAAGCTGGCCAGTATCCTCATTTCCAGAGAAGAGGAACGGCTGGCGATCCATGTGTTGTCCTTCGGTTTTAAGTTTGGCGTGCCGATGGATGCCGACCTGGTATTTGACGTCCGATTTCTGCCCAATCCATACTACGAAGAGTCCCTGCGTGCCCTTTCCGGAAAAGACGAGCCGGTATACCGGTTTGTCATGGAGTCGGAAGGGGTCGACGCCTACCTGGGGCGGCTCAGCGATTTTCTCCTCTACTTGTTGCCGCTTTATGCCAGGGAAGGGAAAAGCCAATTGGTGATCGGAATCGGTTGCACAGGCGGACGGCACAGGTCCGTGGCCATCGCGGAGTATATCGGGAAACTGTTGCGGGAACGGCACTATGATGCGCGCGTGGAGCATCGCGATATTCACAAAGATGTGCTGAAAGAGGGTTGA
- a CDS encoding phosphopyruvate hydratase, which translates to MIEEVLAREVLDSRGNPTVEVEVYLESGAMGRAIVPSGASTGAHEAVELRDEDEGRYLGKGVQQAVRHVNETIGPELLGLDALDQVGIDQLMIQLDGTPNKEKLGANAILGVSMAVARAAAQHLGVPLYAYLGGFTARTLPVPMMNILNGGKHADNNVDFQEFMIMPVGAEDFREALRIGAEVFHHLKKVLKAKGLSTAVGDEGGFAPNLSSNEEAIQTILEAIKQAGYEPGKDVFLALDIASTELYRDGMYHLEGEGVSRTSSEMIDFYTHLVEKYPILSIEDGMAEDDWEGWARLTDRLGKQVQLVGDDLFVTNTSRLRQGIEQHVGNSILIKVNQIGTLTETFEAVEMAKRAGYTAVISHRSGETEDTTIADLAVATNSGQIKTGAPSRTDRVAKYNQLLRIHDELAGIGKYAGLEAFYNLRRFKG; encoded by the coding sequence ATGATTGAAGAAGTGCTGGCCAGGGAGGTGCTGGACTCGCGGGGCAACCCGACTGTCGAGGTGGAGGTCTACCTCGAATCCGGCGCGATGGGGCGGGCGATCGTTCCTTCCGGCGCCTCCACAGGCGCCCACGAAGCGGTGGAGTTGCGCGACGAGGATGAGGGGCGTTACCTGGGCAAGGGGGTCCAACAGGCTGTCCGCCATGTCAATGAAACCATTGGGCCGGAATTGCTGGGCCTGGATGCGTTGGATCAGGTCGGCATTGACCAGCTGATGATCCAGCTGGACGGGACACCCAACAAGGAAAAGCTGGGGGCCAACGCCATTTTGGGCGTGTCGATGGCGGTCGCCCGGGCGGCAGCTCAACACCTCGGAGTGCCCCTGTATGCGTATCTCGGGGGATTTACCGCCCGCACCTTGCCCGTGCCGATGATGAACATTCTCAACGGCGGCAAACATGCGGACAACAATGTGGACTTCCAGGAATTCATGATCATGCCGGTTGGTGCGGAAGATTTCAGGGAGGCGCTCCGGATCGGCGCAGAGGTGTTTCACCACCTGAAAAAGGTGCTCAAGGCCAAGGGATTGAGCACTGCGGTGGGCGATGAGGGGGGCTTTGCGCCCAACCTGTCATCCAATGAGGAAGCGATCCAGACCATCCTCGAGGCGATCAAGCAGGCCGGCTACGAGCCGGGGAAAGATGTTTTTCTCGCGCTGGACATCGCTTCGACCGAGTTGTACCGGGACGGGATGTACCACTTGGAAGGGGAAGGCGTCAGCCGGACCAGCAGCGAAATGATCGACTTCTACACCCACCTGGTGGAAAAGTACCCGATCCTCTCCATTGAAGACGGAATGGCGGAGGATGACTGGGAAGGCTGGGCCCGCCTGACCGACCGCCTGGGCAAGCAAGTGCAGCTGGTCGGGGATGATCTGTTTGTCACCAACACCAGCCGCCTGCGGCAGGGAATCGAGCAACATGTGGGCAATTCCATCCTGATCAAGGTGAATCAAATCGGCACCCTGACGGAGACGTTTGAGGCGGTGGAGATGGCAAAGCGGGCCGGATACACGGCGGTGATCTCGCACCGTTCCGGCGAAACGGAGGACACGACGATTGCCGATCTGGCCGTGGCGACCAACAGCGGACAGATCAAAACGGGTGCGCCGTCCCGCACCGACCGGGTTGCCAAGTACAACCAGTTGCTTCGGATTCACGATGAACTGGCAGGGATTGGAAAGTACGCAGGCCTGGAGGCCTTTTACAACCTGCGCCGTTTCAAAGGATAG